A DNA window from Fibrobacter sp. contains the following coding sequences:
- the ispD gene encoding 2-C-methyl-D-erythritol 4-phosphate cytidylyltransferase codes for MDKKFAVVLPAGGLGKRMGGNIPKQLMLLGGKPVYRYCLETFLQMDEIAEVVMAVPVDWKSHFEEELFGPEAGKNGASLTPEMRAKLKIVVGGAERWQSVENGVNALTSSAEYVLVHDVARPFISKEIILDVCNTLVTKGACLVAKPAVDTIKIAANGRVEKTIDRNTVWMAQTPQAASIDVLKKLYARIAAEPLNFVPTDEASILEFFGEPVYIVKGTAANDKLTTPEDFEIFAAKLK; via the coding sequence ATGGACAAGAAATTTGCAGTGGTTCTCCCGGCCGGTGGCCTGGGCAAGCGCATGGGCGGAAATATTCCCAAGCAGCTGATGCTTTTGGGCGGCAAGCCTGTTTACCGTTATTGCCTTGAGACTTTCTTGCAGATGGACGAAATTGCCGAAGTGGTGATGGCTGTACCTGTCGACTGGAAAAGCCATTTTGAAGAAGAGCTTTTCGGACCGGAAGCAGGCAAGAACGGAGCCAGTCTCACTCCAGAAATGCGAGCCAAGCTGAAAATTGTTGTAGGTGGTGCAGAGCGCTGGCAATCCGTAGAGAACGGAGTCAACGCCCTGACAAGTTCCGCGGAATACGTTCTCGTGCATGACGTGGCTCGCCCCTTTATTAGCAAGGAAATCATTCTTGACGTTTGCAACACCTTGGTGACCAAGGGGGCATGCCTTGTGGCAAAACCCGCTGTAGATACCATCAAGATCGCAGCAAACGGCCGCGTTGAAAAGACCATCGACCGCAACACCGTTTGGATGGCACAGACCCCCCAGGCAGCCTCCATCGATGTTTTGAAGAAACTCTACGCAAGAATCGCAGCAGAACCGTTGAACTTTGTACCCACTGATGAAGCCAGCATTCTGGAATTTTTCGGAGAACCGGTCTACATCGTAAAGGGT